GGGGCCAGCCGGGACCTGGCCGACGCTCCGGCGCCCGATGACGAGCGCAAGCCCGAGTCGCCGCGCGAGATCACGAAGCGTTCGTGGACGTACGTGCTGCGGAAGAGCTTCCGGGAGTTCCTCGACGACGAGTGCACCGATCGTGCCGGTGCCCTCACGTACTTCGGCGTGCTCGCGCTCTTTCCCGGGCTGCTCGCCCTCGCCTCGCTGCTCGCGATCGCCGGGCAGGGCGACAGGGCGATCGATGCCCTGTTCGGCATCGTCGAACAGGTCGCGCCCGCCGATGCGCTCGACGTCGTGCGGGAGCCGCTCGAGGACTTCAGCTCCTCGCCCGCCGCAGGATTCGGGTTCGTCACGGGCCTCGTGCTCGCCATCTGGTCGGCGTCGGGATACGTCGGCGCCTTCAGCCGGGCGATGAACCGCATCTACGAGATCGACGAGGGCCGGCCGTTCTGGAAGCTGCGGCCCATGCAGTTGTTCGTCACCATCGTCACCCTCGTGCTCGTCGTCGTGATCGCGATCATCCTCGTCGTGTCGGGACCGGTCGTCGATGCCATCGGCAACGCCCTCAACCTCGGTGAGACGGTGCAGGTCGCGTGGGAGATCGTCAAGTGGCCCGTGCTCGCGCTCGCCGTGGTGTTCGTCATCGCGCTCCTCTACTACGCGACGCCGAACGCGAAGCAGCCGAGATTCCGCTGGATCAGCATCGGCGCGGTCCTGGCGATCCTGGTGCTCCTCATCGCCTCGGCGGGATTCGCGCTCTACGTCGTGAACTTCTCGAACTACGACCGCACATATGGCTCGTTCGCGGGGGTGGTCATCTTCCTGCTCTGGCTCTGGATCTCGAACTGTGCACTGCTCTTCGGTGCGGAGTTCGACGCCGAGCTCGAGCGTGGTCGCCAGTTGCAGGCGGGTATCGAGGCGGAGGTGGACATCCAGCTCCCGCCGCGTGACACCCGCAGGAGCGAGAAGGCCGCGGCGAAGGAGAAGAAGGACGTCGAGCTCGGCCGCCGCATTCGTCTGGAGCACTCAGGCCAGGACGATGCCGAGCGCGACGAAGAGCGATGACCACGAGCGTCAGTCGTCTCGTCATCCGATCGTTATCGAGTCACGAGCTCGATGCGTGCATGCATGCCGCAGAATCTGTCCGACGGGAAAGAGATTCCCAGGCAGGCATGGGGGAAGATGCGCACATCCAACAGAGTCGAGTTCACCGTGCGGATCCTTGCTGCGGCTGTGATCGCCGTGACATTGTCGGCGTGCGCGAGCGCGGCACCGGCCGCCACACCGGCTCCCCAGACCACGGCACCGACCGCGACGCCGACGCCGACGCCGACGCCGGTGGCCGATCCGCTCGATTCCGTCACGTCGCTGGTCGCGCGCCCCACTGCACTCGAACTGCGGAGCGGGGATGGAACGGTGATCGCATCGCTCGACTACATGTCGTCGCCGGCTGCTGCGATCTCCGCGCTGACGACGGTCTTCGGCGCACCGCCGGTCGAGGAGCCATACCAAGGCACCAACCACACGCCGCCGGGTATCTACCACGTCTGGGACGAGTTCGTTCTGGATGAGCGTCACTACGACGAGGAGCGCCGCGCTGAGGGGCGTCTCGACTACATCTGGCCACGCCTCGCGGTGCACTTAGAGGGGCCGTCGGCGCAGGGTATCGATCTCACCTCCGAGCAGGGCTTCCGCGCGGGCGACGACTGGTCGAGCCTGAGCGGCGATCCGGTGTTCGATGCCGACCTGTGGACCTGTTACGGCACGCCGGTCGAAACACTTGAGCTCGAGCCAGCCGACGGCGATACCCGGACGGCGACCGTGGTCGTCAGAAGTGGTGACGACGGTACGGTCGGTGCCGTCGGTGCGCCCGAGATGATCGCGGACGGCTGCGCGTAGCAGCCGGTGTCCGAGGGCCGGTTGGGCGGGGTATCGCTCGCGGCCTGCGCGGAGGCCGTGCGCCGTAGACTGAACCCGTGCCTGCTGTGAATCTCGGAATGCCCAAAGTCCCTGAGGTACTGGCCCCCCGACGCAAGTCGCGCCAGATCAAGGTGGGCAAGGTCCTCGTCGGCGGCGACGCGCAAGTGAGCGTGCAGTCGATGACGACGACGCCGACCACGAACATCAACGCGACCCTCCAGCAGATCGCCGAGCTCACGGCTTCCGGTTGCGACATCGTGCGCGTCGCCGTGCCGAGCCGCGACGACGCCGAGGCGCTGCCGATCATCGCGAAGAAGAGCCAGATCCCGGTCATCGCCGACATCCACTTTCAGCCGAACTACGTCTATGCGGCAATCGACGCCGGATGCGCCGCGGTGCGCGTGAACCCCGGCAACATCCGCAAGTTCGACGACCAGGTCGCCGAGATCGCGCGACGCGCGAAAGAGGCCGACGTCTCGATCCGCATCGGCGTGAACGCCGGCTCGCTCGACCCGCGCCTGCTCCAGAAGTACGGCAAGGCGACGCCCGAGGCGCTCGTCGAGTCGGCGGTCTGGGAGGCGAGCCTCTTCGAGGAGCACGACTTCCACGACTTCAAGATCTCGGTGAAGCACAACGACCCCATCATCATGGTGAAGGCGTATCGCATGCTCGCCGAGCGCGGCGATTGGCCGCTGCACCTCGGCGTGACCGAGGCCGGCCCCGCGTTCCAGGGCACGATCAAGTCGGCGACCGCGTTCGGCATCCTCCTCGGCGAGGGCATCGGCGACACGATCCGCGTCTCCCTCTCGGCGCCACCGGTCGAAGAGGTGAAGGTGGGCCTGCAGATCCTGCAGTCGCTGAATCTCCGCGAGCGGAAGCTCGAGATCGTCTCGTGCCCGTCGTGCGGGCGCGCTCAGGTCGACGTGTACAAGCTCGCCAACGACGTCACCGACGGGCTCGAGGGCATGACCGTGCCGCTCCGCGTCGCCGTCATGGGTTGCGTCGTCAACGGGCCGGGCGAGGCTCGCGAGGCCGACCTCGGCGTGGCATCCGGCAACGGCAAGGGCCAGATCTTCGTGAAGGGCGAGGTCATCAAGACCGTGCCCGAGTCCGAGATCGTCGCGACGCTCATCGAAGAGGCGAACCGCATCGCCGATGAGATGGGCACGGATGCCCCGGTGGGCTCGCCCGAGGTCCTTACCCCGTAGTCGGCCGGCTCGTCCGCGAGTATCGTGGGCCGCATCGGATGCCACGACGCATCCATGCACGAGAGGGGCCCGTGATGAGCGGAAACGGCACCGAGTTCGAGTACCCCGACCAGGCTGGGTACCCCGACGGCATGGGCACGCTGCACGAGGGCGCCGAGGAGGATGCCGCGACGGCGACCGAGGACGAGCTCGAGCACTTCGCTATGGAAGACGAGGAAGACGACGACGAGGACGTCTGAGAGCCGGTTCGTCCTTTTCTCGGCACGTGAGCCGTGACGCGCCAGAACGACCTCTGGCCCTGCCTACCCCCAGACCGGGGCTCTTGGTCGTGTCAGCCCTGAGGCCATTTCGGGGTACTCACTGACGCGCCCCGCGCACACGTTCCCCTAGCGTGAGGCCGTGCGCGGGGGCGCTCCGAGCGACGTCAGCCGCCCGTCCTCGGGCATCGACGATCCGACATCCGTCGACGTCGGACTCACGAACGGAGCGATCCAATGAACATACGAACAAGGTCGCGCACGCGACTGGGGCTCGGCCTGAGCACCGGCGTCGTGATTGCGACGTTGAGCCTGGTGCTCGTCCCCTTGACCGCGCATGCGGAGGAATCGCCCGCCGAACCGGTGGTCGAGACTGCGGTCGTCGAGCCGGCCGTGCCCGAGGCGGAGGCCGAACCCGCCCCTGAGGCGGCAGAGCCCGTGGCGGAACCGCCGGAGGAGACATCGGTCCCGGCCGAACCCGTCCCGGCCGAATCCACCCTGCCGGATCCCGTCCCAGTGGCGGCGGAGGTCGTCGTCGCCGAACCCGGCGCGAGCGTCGAGGAGACGCTCGCCGAGCCGGTCGGCGAGCCAACCGTCACCCTCTTCGCGGCGGCCGACGATCCAGCCGTCGCTGCGGTCCCGGCACCGGGAGACCCCTGCTACCCGGCCGTCTGCATCACGAACGGCACGGTCCTCCTTGCGGTCAATCCGACCGGGGAGCTCAACACGAGTGACGCGACCGGTTCTGCCGCTGGTCCGGGGGACGCCGGGCTCACGTATGTGCCGACGGGCAACGATGGGACCTCGCCCGGATGCCTCTGCGAAGGCTGGGGCGTCGCTGATCCGGCGAGCGGCGTCTGGGGCGGAGCGAACCTCGACACCGAGGGAGCGGGCGGCACGAATCTCGTCGTCGAGTCCTTCGAGTACACCGGATCGACCGCGACATCCGTCGTGGTCATCGAGGATGCTGCAGATGAACCGGTCTTCCGGGTCACCCACGAGTACGTGCCGTCAGCGGCCACGCCGAACCTCTATCAGGTCAACGTGACGATCGAGAACCTCTCGGGAGCAGCGATCGCGACCGTGCAGTACCGACGGGTCATGGACTGGGACATCGAGCCCACGGCGTTCGACGAGTTCGTCACGATCGACGGTGGCACTGCGAGCGCGCTGTTCTTCTCGAGCGACGACGGGTTCGCCAGCCCGAATCCGCTGACGGGGCCCTCCCAGATCCTGTTCTCGGGCAACGCCACCGATGCCGGGCCTGACGACATCGGTGCGCTGTTCGACTTCGCATTCGGTCCGATCGGACCCGGCGGTTCGATCAGCTTCGTCATCTTCTACGGGGCAGCCGCGAGCGAGGCCGAGGCGAACGCAGCGCTCGCCGCGGTCGGCGCAGAGGCCTACTCGTTCGGCCAGACGGCCGACGACCCGGCGGGAGGCGCGCCCAACACGTTCATCTTCGCCTTCGGCAAGATCGGCGGTGCACCGATCTTCCCGGCGGACACGCCGACGACACCGCCGACCGCGCCGGCACCAGCGGTGGTGACGACCGCCGCCGCGGGAGCGGCAGCGTCGATCGGGAGCGCCCCGTCGCTCGCTTCGACGGGCGTCGACGCGTCGAGCGTCGCGTGGATCGCCTTGGCAGCGCTCGTCCTGGGTGGCGTGGCAATCGCCGTCGCGCGCACACGCATGCGTCAGGCCTGATCCATCGCACCGAGCGGATGTCGGCGTGCTCGAGCACGCCGACATCCGCTCGTCAGGGATGGACGATGAGCCAGGTCGCCACGGCAGGCCGGCTCGAAGTATTGCGGATGCGGTGCGGCTTCGAGCACGGGTAGCTGATCGAGTCGCCGGGCGCGAGCACGACCGTCTCGTCGTCGAACTCGATCGTGAGCTCGCCCGACACCACGCTGCCGATCTCGTAGCCCTCGTGCCGGAAGAGCGCGTTGTCGCCGGTCGCCGTGCTGCCGGGCGGGTAGACCGATTCGAAGAGGTCGAGTTCGCTCGTGCTTCGCGGCGAGAGCCGGCGGAAGGTGACGCCGCTCTCGAGCGCGACGGGCGTCGCCTGGTGGGCACGGACGAGCGTGTAGCCGTCGTGTCCCTCGGCGGATGACGCGTGGCGCTCGTCTTGGGTGTCGTCCGCGTCGTCGAACACGTCGGCGAGCGGCACGCCGAGGGCGTCGGTGATCGCGATGAGACGGGAGACCGACGGCTGCATCACTCCGCGTTCGATCTGGGAGACGGCGCTCGCCGAGATGCCGAGGGACTTCGCGAGGGTGCGAGCCGAGATTCCTCGCGCCGTGCGGAGCGCGCGGAGGCGCCCGCCGAGGCTCCGCACCTCGGCGGAGTCCATCGGGTCGCGTCGCGCGGCCAGTGACGTCATGACTCGATCCTAGAGCGCCGTCCAATTCGATCGGCGAAACCAGAAGTGAAGTGAATGCTGAACTTCTTCTTCACAAGGCTGTTACACGGCGGAAACCTCGCACTGGACGTGAATCTATAACTTCATTCACATCCCCCATCCGGCACTCGAAAGGCTTCCGCTCATGACCGAACAACTCGAGGGTGCGCCCGTCGCACCCGTGTCAGCCGCGCCGGCTCCGCCGACCGGGCCGTACGACGTCGTCGAGGCCGCGGGCATGCCCGTCGGATCGGGCCTCGTGAAGCCCGGGTACGACCACCGCCTCGCCAACGAGGACCTCGCTCCGCTCCGGAAGCAGAAGTGGACCTCCTACAACATCTTCGCGTTCTGGATGTCGGACGTGCACTCGGTCGGCGGGTACATCACGGCCGGCAGCCTCTTCGCACTCGGCATCGCGAGCTGGCAGGTGCTGCTCGCGCTCGTCATCGGCATCGTCATCGTGCAGGTGTTCGCCAACCTCGTCGCGAAGCCGAGCCAGAAGACGGGCGTGCCCTATCCGGTCATCAACCGTGCGATCTTCGGCGTCAAGGGCGCGAACATCCCCGCCATCATCCGCGGCCTCATCGCGATCGCGTGGTACGGCGTGCAGACCTACCTCGCGGCCGCGTCGCTGAACATCGTCTTCCTGAAGTTCATCCCGGGCAGCGCGGCGCTGCTCGAGTCGAGCTTCCTCGGGCTCTCGACCCTCGGCTGGATCTCCTACGCGATCCTGTGGGTCGCGCAGGCCGCGCTCTTCTGGAACGGCATGGAGACGATCCGTCACTTCATCGACTGGGCCGGGCCGGCGGTCTACGTCGTGATGATCGTCCTCGCGATCTACCTCGTCTCGGAGGCGGGCTGGGAGAACATCAGCCTCGACCTCTCGGCGGGCGCGCCGCTCGAGTTCTGGGCATCGATCCCCGTCATGCTCACCGCCATCGCGATCGTCGTGTCGTACTTCTCTGGCCCGATGCTGAACTTCGGCGACTTCGCGCGTTACGGCAAGTCGTTCGAGGCGGTCAAGCGCGGCAACTTCCTCGGCCTGCCGATCAACTTCCTGTTCTTCTCGCTGCTCACCGTGATCACCGCGTCGGCGACCGTGCCCGTGTTCGGCGAGCTCATCACCGACCCCATCCACACGGTCGAGCGCATCGACACGCCGTTCGCGATCCTCCTCGGCGGACTGACGTTCGTCATCGCCACGGTCGGCATCAACATCGTCGCGAACTTCATCTCGCCCGCGTTCGACTTCTCGAACGTGGCGCCGCACCGGATCAGCTGGCGGATGGGCGGCATGATCGCGGCGGTGGGCTCGGTGATCCTCCTGCCGTGGAACTGGTACAACAACGCCGACGCCATCCACTACACCCTCGGCGTGCTCGGTGCGATGATCGGCCCGCTGTTCGGCATCCTGATCGCCGGCTACTACGTCGCGGCGCGCCAGCGCGTGCTCGTCGACGACATGTTCACGATGTCGGAGCAGGGCAAGTACTGGTACACGAAGGGATACAACACGAACGCGGTCAACGCGCTGCTCCTCGCGGGCGTCCCGACCATCGCGCTCGGAGTGCTGCCGAAGCTCATCGCCGACCTGGGCGGGTTCGACATCTCGTGGATCGGCAACTTCACGTGGTTCATCGGCTGCGGCCTCGGCTACGTGATCTTCGTGATCCTCGAGCGGCGCAACCCCCGCGTGCCGAACCTCGCCGACCTGAGTGAGGGCGTCTCGGACGGCACGGTCGACGTGGCCGGCGGCACCATCGACGTGGCATCCGTCACCGCGGTGAAGTAGCGATGCGCGTCACCCTCATCAACCCGAACACCTCCCGGGCGATGACCGACAAGATCGGCCGGTCCGCCCGGGAGGTCGCGGGGCCGGGAGTGGAGATCGCGGCGGTCTGCCCGGAGTTCGGGCCCGCCGCGATCGAGAGCCACACCGACGAGGTCGCCGCCGCGGCGGCGGTGCTGCGGGAGGTCGAGGCGGGTCAGGCGGCCGGCGTCGACGCGTTCGTCATCGCGTGCTTCGGCGACCCGGGCCTCGACGCAGCACGCGAACTCGCGACCGGCCCCGTGGTCGGCATCGCGGAGGCCGCGATGCACGTCGCGACGCTGGCGGGTCGCACCTTCAGCATCGTCACGACGCTCTCCCGCACGCTCGGCCGAGCGCACGACCTCGTGCGCCGCTACGGGTTCACGGAGGCCTGCGTCTCGAGCTACGCGACCGGCATCCCGGTGCTCGACCTCGAGGATTCCACGGCCGAGGCGTTCGAGACGATCGCAGCCGTGTGCGAGCGAGCGGTGCGAGCGGATGCCGCGGACTCCATCGTGCTCGGCTGCGCCGGCATGACCGACCTCTGCGCGGCGCTCTCGGAGCGCGTCGGCGTGCCGGTGATCGACGGTGTCGCGGCATCCGTCGGTCTCGTCACCGGCATGGTGCGCATGGGGGTCGGCACGAGCAAGCGCGACGAGTACGCGCTTCCGTTCGCTCGGGCAGCCGTGCTGTGAAGTGCCGTCGAGCGCGCAACTAGAATCGTCGGGTGCCCACACGCCTGACGAACTATTTCCTCCGCACGCTCCGCGAAGACCCGGCCGAGGCCGAGGTCACGAGTCACCGGCTGCTCGTGCGCGCCGGCTACATCCGGCGCCAGGCGCCGGGCGTGTTCGCGTGGCTGCCGTTGGGGCTGAAGGTCAAGGCGAAGATCGAGGCGATCATCCGTGAAGAGATGACGAATGCCGGTGCTCACGAGGTGCATTTCCCGGCGCTGCTGCCTCGCGAGCCCTACGAGGCCTCCGGCCGGTGGGAGACCTATGGAGACGGCATCTTCCGTCTCCATGATCGCAAGGGTGCCGACTACCTGCTTGCCCCCACGCACGAAGAGGTCTTCACGCTGCTCGTGAAGGACCTCTACAACTCGTACAAGGACCTCCCGCTCGCGATCTACCAGATCCAGGACAAGTATCGCGACGAGGCGCGCCCCCGCGCCGGTCTCCTGCGCGGTCGCGAGTTCACGATGAAGGATGCGTACTCCTTCGACGTCTCGGACGAGGGGCTCGACGCGAGCTACCAGGCGCAGCGCGACGCCTACGAGCGCATCTTCACGCGTCTCGGGCTCGAGTACGTCATCGTGAACGCCGACAACGGGCTCATGGGCGGCGCGCGGAGCGAGGAGTTCTTGCACCCGACGCCCATCGGTGAAGACACATTCGTGCGCTCGGCAGGCGGATACGCCGCGAACGTCGAGGCGTTCGAGACCGTGGTGCCGCACTCCGTTCCCTTCGACGGTCTGCCCGCACCGGTCGTGCTCGATTCGCCGAACACACCGACCATCGCGACGCTCGTCGACCTCGCGAACGCCGAGTACCCGCGCCCAGACGGGCGCCCTTGGACCGCGGCCGACACGCTGAAGAACGTCGTGCTCGCCGTGGCACATCCCGACGGTACCCGCGAGGTCGTCGTCATCGGCCTGCCAGGCGACCGTGATGTCGAGATGAAGCGCGTCGAGGTTGCGTTCGCGCCGGGCGAGGTCGGGCCCGCGACCGAGGCGGATTTCGCGAAGCACCCCGGCCTCGTGAAGGGCTACATCGGACCCTGGTCGGCCGATGGCGTCGTGCTCGGCGCGGAGTCGGCCACCGGCATCCGCTATCTCGTCGACCCTCGCGTCGTCGATGGCACCGAATGGATCACCGGGGCCAACGTCGACGAGCAGCACGTGTTCGGGCTCGTCGCCGGTCGTGACTTCGTGGCCGACGGCACGGTCGAGGCGTCGAACGTCCGACCGGGCGACCTCGCGCCCGATGGCTCCGGACCGGTCGAGCTCGCCCGGGGTATGGAGATCGGCCACGTCTTCCAACTCGGTCGCTTCTTCGCCGATGTGCTCGGCCTCAAGGTGCTCGACGAGAACGGCAAGCTCGTCACCGTCACCATGGGCTCCTACGGCATCGGCGTGACTCGGATCCTCGCGATCATCGCCGAGGACAACAACGACGGCAAGGGCCTCATCTGGCCGGCCTCGGTCGCCCCGTTCGACGTGCACGTGCTCGCCGCAGGCAAGGATGCGGCGGTGTTCGACGCGGCTGAGACGGTCGTGGCCAACCTCGAGGCATCCGGATACGACGTGCTCTACGACGATCGACCGAAGGTCTCGCCCGGCGTGAAGTTCGGCGACGCCGAGCTCATCGGCATCCCGAAGATCGTGATCGCGGGGCGCGGTGTCGTCGACGGCATCGTCGAGGTGTGGGATCGCGCCACGGGTGAGCGCACGCAGGTGCCCATCGACGAGGTCGTCACCGCGCTCGCCTGACGAGGGCGACCGTTCGCGTCGCGTTCACCCCGCGTTCACGCCTCATCATGAGTCGCGACGGATTCCCCGAGCACTGTGCAGGTGGAACCCCGACCACGAGCGTGAGGACCGATCCGTGACGATCACCGACATCCAGTTGTTTCCCATGGCCGACCACGTGCGAGGCAAGCGCTCGCCCGTGACCTGCCACTTCAAGTGCGGGAACGCCTGCCTCGGCCCAGAGTGCAACACGTCCGCCAATCCGCACTTCCGTGACATCGCCTCGGCCGCGCTGACACGGCGGGCCGTGCTCGGCCTCGGTGCAGCGGGCGCCTTCGGCATCGCACTCGCCGCCGCGGTCCCGGGCGGCTCGGCGGTCGCGGTGCCCGGGGTCGGAGCATCCGGCGGCCAGGGCGGCCTGGCGTTCGACGCGATCGCCCCGGTGCCGAAAATCGTCGACGACTTCAACGTTCCGGCCGGATACACCTGGGCGCCCATCATCCGATGGGGCGACCCGCTCTTCTCGAGCGTGCCGGCCCTCGACTTCCAGAACCAGACGCCCGAGGCGCAGGCCGGCCAGTTCGGCTACAACTGCGACTACATCGACATCATCGCCGACAAGAGCGGCCGCACCGCCGTGCTCGCGAGCAACCACGAGTACGTGAACCCGGGCATCATGTTCCCGCCTTCTGAGGACGCCGCAGAGCTGGACCGCCGTGCCGCGGTCTACAAGGCCGCCCACGGCTTCTCGGTCGTCGAACTCCGCCGCAGCAAGATCGGGCAGCCGTGGCGCTACCTCGTCGACGGTGGCCGCAACCGCCGCATCACCGCCGACACCGTGTTCGAGGCGACCGGCCCCGCTGCGGGAAGCGACCTCCTGAAGACCGCAGAGGACCCCGAAGGCCGGTGGATCAAGGGAACGCTCGGCAACTGCGCCGGCGGCACGACGCCCTGGGGCACGGTGCTCTCGGGCGAGGAGAACTTCGACGGCTACTTCGTCTGGGCGGCCGACACGGCCGGCCAGAAGCGCTACCGCGCGACGCCGTCGACGAAGTCGACCTACACGTTCGAGCGGATCGACCCCCGCTTCAACGCCCACGACGCCGGCTTCGTGAACGAGCCCAACCGCTTCGGCTGGATCGTCGAGATCGACCCGCAGGACCCGACGTCGACGCCGCGCAAGCACACCGCGATGGGCCGGTTCAAGCACGAGGGCGCCAACGTGATCATCGCCGAAGACGGCCGTGCGGTCGCGTACATGGGGGACGACCAGACGAACGACTACCTCTACAAGTTCGTCTCGAAGGGCACGTTCGACCCCCGCCACACCCCGGTCGCGCGCCGGAACAACCTCGGACTGCTCAGCGAGGGCGACCTCTACGTCGCGAAGTTCACGGGCAACTCGCCCGTCGCTGAGATCAACGGCACGGGAACCCTCCCGTCGGACGGCCGGTTCGACGGCTCCGGCGAGTGGATCCCGCTCACGCAGAACGGCGAGAGCGTCATCCCCGGCATGACGACCGAGGAGGTGCTCGTCTTCGCCCGCCTCGCGGCGGACACCGTCGGCGCGACGAAGATGGACCGCCCCGAAGACGTCGAGCCCAACCCGAAGACCGGCAAGGTCTATCTCGCGCTCACGAACAACTCGGCGCGCACGCTCGCGACGGTCGACGAGGCGAATCCCATCACGGGCAACCGCAACGGCCACGTCATCGAGATGACGGAGACGGCAGGGCAGTCCGGCACCACGTTCGGCTGGAGCATCCTCCTCCTGTGCGGCAACCCGGCGGTCGACACGAACACCTACTTCGCGGGCTTCCCGAAGGAGCTCGTCTCCCCGGTCTCCTGCCCCGACAACGTCGCGTTCGACTCCGACGGCAACCTCTGGATCTCGACCGACGGCGCTCCGAGCAAGATCGGCTTCAACGACGGCCTGTTCAAGGTGCCGCTCGAGGGACCCGACCGCGGCCGCGTGCAGCAGTTCCTCTCCGTTCCGCGCGACGGCGAGACCTGTGGCCCGGTCATCCATGACAAGGAGGGCATGGTCTTCGTCGCCGTCCAGCACCCGGGAGAGGAGGGCACGGTCGCCGCACCGAACTCCTACTTCCCCGACTACGTGCCGACGCATCGCCCCGAGACCGGCCTCGTGGCCGCCCCGCGCCCGTCGGTCGTGCAGGTCTGGCGCGGCTGAGCGCGAGCGACAAGCTGTGGCGGATGCCGCGGCGACCCAACCCGGGCGCCGCGGCATCCGTCATTCGGCGCTGCAGCCGGTCGCCGGCCCTCGGACGTGGATGACGGGCCCTGCGACATCCGGTACCGTAGAGACGTGTCCGCTCCGAGGGGAAGCGGCGAAAGAGCTGAATAGAGGAGGCCGGCAATGGATATCGACCTCAGCGTGCTTCGCATGATGGAGCGCGAGAAGGAAATCCCGTTCGACGAACTGGTTGAGATCATCGAACAGGCGATCCTGATGGCCTACCTGAAGCACACGAATCCCGGCCAGCACGGCCACGCGAACCCCAACGGCGCCCGTGCACACATCGACCGCAAGACGGGTCACGTCTCGGTGTACGTTCCCGAGCACGACGAAGAGGGCAACGTCATCGGCGAGGCTGAAGACAGCCCCAGCGACTTCGGTCGCATCGCCGCGTTCGCTGCGAAGCAGGTCATCAACCAGCGCCTGCGCGATCTCGCCGACGACGCCGTGCTCGGCGAGTTCCGCGGCCGCGAGGGCGACATCGTCGCCGGCATCATCCAGCAGGGTCCCAATCCCCGCATGGTGCACATCGACCTCGGCACCGTCGAGGCGATCCTCCCGCCCGAGGAGCAGGTGCCCGGCGAGGAGTACCCGCACGGTCAGCGCATCCGCGTCTACGTGACGAGCGTGTCGAAGGGCCACAAGGGCCCGTCGATCACCGTGTCGCGCACGCACCCCGCTCTCGTGCGCAAGCTGTTCGCGCTCGAGGTTCCCGAGATCGCCTCCGGCGTCGTCGAGATCGTCTCGCTCGCACGCGAGGCGGGCCACCGCACGAAGATCGCGGTGCGTGCGAACCAGCCCGGCGTCAACGCGAAGGGCGCTGCGATCGGCG
The Agromyces albus DNA segment above includes these coding regions:
- the nusA gene encoding transcription termination factor NusA, with product MDIDLSVLRMMEREKEIPFDELVEIIEQAILMAYLKHTNPGQHGHANPNGARAHIDRKTGHVSVYVPEHDEEGNVIGEAEDSPSDFGRIAAFAAKQVINQRLRDLADDAVLGEFRGREGDIVAGIIQQGPNPRMVHIDLGTVEAILPPEEQVPGEEYPHGQRIRVYVTSVSKGHKGPSITVSRTHPALVRKLFALEVPEIASGVVEIVSLAREAGHRTKIAVRANQPGVNAKGAAIGELGQRVRAVTAELGNEKIDIVDYSDDLATFVASALSPAKVTRAFVIDESMRAVRALVPDYQLSLAIGKEGQNARLAAKLTGAKIDIQPDSILESN
- a CDS encoding PhoX family protein — encoded protein: MADHVRGKRSPVTCHFKCGNACLGPECNTSANPHFRDIASAALTRRAVLGLGAAGAFGIALAAAVPGGSAVAVPGVGASGGQGGLAFDAIAPVPKIVDDFNVPAGYTWAPIIRWGDPLFSSVPALDFQNQTPEAQAGQFGYNCDYIDIIADKSGRTAVLASNHEYVNPGIMFPPSEDAAELDRRAAVYKAAHGFSVVELRRSKIGQPWRYLVDGGRNRRITADTVFEATGPAAGSDLLKTAEDPEGRWIKGTLGNCAGGTTPWGTVLSGEENFDGYFVWAADTAGQKRYRATPSTKSTYTFERIDPRFNAHDAGFVNEPNRFGWIVEIDPQDPTSTPRKHTAMGRFKHEGANVIIAEDGRAVAYMGDDQTNDYLYKFVSKGTFDPRHTPVARRNNLGLLSEGDLYVAKFTGNSPVAEINGTGTLPSDGRFDGSGEWIPLTQNGESVIPGMTTEEVLVFARLAADTVGATKMDRPEDVEPNPKTGKVYLALTNNSARTLATVDEANPITGNRNGHVIEMTETAGQSGTTFGWSILLLCGNPAVDTNTYFAGFPKELVSPVSCPDNVAFDSDGNLWISTDGAPSKIGFNDGLFKVPLEGPDRGRVQQFLSVPRDGETCGPVIHDKEGMVFVAVQHPGEEGTVAAPNSYFPDYVPTHRPETGLVAAPRPSVVQVWRG